A single Pseudomonas sp. HN11 DNA region contains:
- a CDS encoding NADPH-dependent FMN reductase codes for MSKVYTVAVIVGSLRKDSINRKVALALADLAPANLKLNIVEIGDLPLYNEDIDGASPPAAYSTFRQQVSSSDAVLFVTPEYNRSVPAPLKNAIDVGSRPYGQSAWGGKPGAIISVSPGAIGGFGANHHLRQSLVFLDVWCMQQPEAYLGGAGSVFDDAGKVSEKTKPFLQAFIDAYGKWVEKQHA; via the coding sequence ATGAGCAAGGTCTACACGGTAGCCGTCATAGTCGGTAGCTTGAGAAAAGACTCGATCAACCGCAAGGTCGCCCTGGCATTGGCCGACCTGGCCCCTGCCAACCTGAAGTTGAACATTGTGGAAATTGGCGATTTGCCGCTCTACAACGAAGACATTGACGGTGCGTCACCGCCGGCAGCCTACAGTACTTTCCGCCAACAGGTGAGCTCATCCGACGCGGTGCTGTTCGTGACCCCGGAATACAACCGCTCCGTGCCCGCCCCGTTGAAGAATGCCATTGACGTAGGTTCGCGGCCTTATGGGCAGAGTGCCTGGGGTGGCAAGCCGGGCGCGATCATCAGTGTGTCGCCGGGTGCAATTGGTGGGTTTGGCGCCAACCATCACCTGCGTCAGTCCCTGGTGTTCCTCGATGTGTGGTGCATGCAACAGCCGGAGGCTTATCTGGGCGGTGCGGGGAGTGTGTTCGATGACGCAGGGAAGGTGTCGGAAAAGACCAAGCCGTTTCTGCAAGCGTTTATCGATGCCTACGGTAAATGGGTGGAAAAACAGCACGCTTGA
- a CDS encoding LysR substrate-binding domain-containing protein: MRLRHIEVIQAILQTGHPGLAAEWLQLPLGDVDAALKEAEAQLGFMLFASVRGRLQATRETLELQAEIAHVYEALEPVQRLASRLKHHHAPTLRALCTPPLANQLLPQSIAVLRRRFQDTPCNLSSQPTREIVRSLLLHEADVGLSLHDPEHPQLHSSVLAQGKLQLLAPHGWLKPKQKYIALQDLAGQSMIGLEGQDPLSRLLDAKLQALRPLPVVQTRVQTYQMMRSMVEAGEGLAVVDPFTAYGAREAGLDACPVSPPIMVNLYALTLKDGVTSPALNALLEIVTQKAEGLLAG; this comes from the coding sequence ATGCGTTTACGTCATATCGAAGTGATTCAGGCCATCTTGCAGACCGGACATCCAGGCTTGGCCGCCGAATGGTTGCAACTTCCCCTGGGCGATGTGGATGCGGCGCTCAAGGAAGCCGAGGCGCAATTGGGGTTTATGCTGTTCGCCAGTGTACGTGGACGCTTGCAGGCAACTCGCGAAACCCTTGAGCTGCAGGCCGAAATCGCCCACGTATATGAGGCGCTGGAACCGGTTCAACGCCTGGCCAGCCGCCTGAAACACCATCACGCCCCGACCCTGCGCGCCCTCTGCACGCCGCCCCTCGCCAACCAGTTGCTGCCGCAAAGCATTGCGGTGCTGCGCAGGCGCTTCCAGGATACGCCGTGCAACCTGTCGAGCCAGCCGACTCGGGAGATCGTCAGAAGTTTGCTGTTGCACGAAGCCGACGTGGGTCTGAGCCTGCATGACCCGGAACATCCACAGCTCCATAGCAGCGTACTCGCACAGGGCAAACTGCAATTGCTCGCCCCCCATGGCTGGCTCAAGCCCAAGCAAAAGTACATTGCATTACAGGACCTGGCTGGGCAATCGATGATCGGGCTGGAAGGCCAGGACCCGCTCAGCCGCTTGCTTGACGCCAAGCTGCAAGCCTTGCGCCCGCTGCCGGTGGTGCAGACGCGTGTCCAGACTTACCAGATGATGCGCAGCATGGTGGAAGCCGGCGAAGGCCTGGCGGTGGTCGACCCCTTCACCGCGTACGGCGCGCGGGAAGCCGGGCTGGATGCATGCCCGGTGTCGCCTCCGATCATGGTCAACCTGTACGCGCTGACCCTCAAGGACGGCGTGACCTCGCCGGCGCTGAATGCGCTGCTGGAGATTGTGACGCAGAAGGCCGAGGGCCTGTTGGCGGGTTAA
- a CDS encoding GNAT family N-acetyltransferase: MQAVMNPKYPGLSVRVADEGFDAYVWGNDFSFEVSAYGEPQMGKRVDQWPVERILPYRKCYGIDPEEFASFRDAPDSAIFMAYLDDRPVGHIVVSTNWNGFAHVDELAVVLAARRHGVAKALLDVAQFWSRKKNLPGMMLETQNNNLGACRLYERCGYVMGGIDHLRYRGIDPQTREVAIFWYRLFKSEVDKT, encoded by the coding sequence ATGCAAGCTGTAATGAACCCGAAGTATCCGGGGCTCAGTGTACGGGTCGCCGACGAAGGATTTGATGCCTACGTGTGGGGCAATGACTTCAGCTTTGAGGTCAGTGCCTACGGTGAGCCGCAGATGGGCAAGCGGGTCGATCAATGGCCCGTGGAGCGCATCTTGCCGTACCGCAAGTGTTATGGCATTGACCCCGAAGAGTTCGCCAGTTTCCGCGATGCGCCCGACAGCGCGATCTTCATGGCTTACCTGGACGATCGGCCAGTGGGGCATATCGTGGTCAGCACCAACTGGAATGGCTTTGCCCATGTAGATGAGCTGGCGGTCGTCCTGGCCGCGCGGCGTCATGGGGTGGCCAAGGCGTTGCTGGATGTGGCGCAGTTCTGGAGCCGCAAGAAGAACCTGCCGGGCATGATGCTGGAAACCCAGAACAACAACCTGGGTGCCTGCCGTTTGTACGAGCGTTGTGGCTATGTGATGGGCGGCATCGACCACTTGCGCTATCGCGGCATCGACCCGCAAACCCGTGAAGTGGCGATTTTCTGGTATCGGTTGTTCAAAAGCGAAGTCGACAAGACTTAA